The Scomber japonicus isolate fScoJap1 chromosome 13, fScoJap1.pri, whole genome shotgun sequence genome includes a window with the following:
- the LOC128371455 gene encoding transgelin-like, which translates to MANKGPAYGFSREVQSKIDKKYDPELEERLVEWIVMQCGSGVGRPEAGKTGFQNWLKDGCVLCELINSLYGANKAIKTIKSSGMAFKQMEQISMFLKAAENYGVTKTDMFQTVDLFEGKDLAAVQRTLMALGSLAVTKSDGNYKGDPSWFFKKSQENRRDFSDEQLSEGKNVIGLQMGTNRGASQAGMTGYGRPRQIINDP; encoded by the exons ATGGCAAACAAAGGACCCGCCTATGGCTTCAGCCGCGAGGTACAGAGTAAGATTGATAAAAAATACGACCCAGAACTGGAGGAAAGACTGGTGGAGTGGATCGTCATGCAGTGCGGATCAGGAGTTGGCAGGCCTGAGGCAGGGAAGACCGGCTTCCAAAACTGGCTCAAGGATGGATGT gTGCTGTGTGAGCTCATCAACAGCCTGTATGGAGCCAACAAGGCCATCAAGACCATCAAGAGCTCCGGCATGGCATTCAAGCAGATGGAGCAAATCTCCATGTTTCTTAAAGCTGCAGAAAACTACGGAGTAACCAAAACCGACATGTTCCAGACTGTAGACCTCTTTGAAG GCAAGGACCTGGCTGCAGTCCAGAGGACCCTGATGGCTCTGGGTAGTTTGGCCGTCACGAAGAGTGATGGGAATTACAAAGGAGACCCCAGCTGGTTCTTTAA gAAGTCCCAAGAAAACAGGAGAGATTTCTCAGATGAGCAGCTGAGTGAGGGGAAAAATGTCATTGGTCTGCAAATGGGCACAAACAGAGGAGCGTCTCAAGCTGGCATGACAGGATATGGACGACCCAGACAGATCATCAATGACCCATGA